The segment CCCACTGCTCTATCCACTGGACTACCTGCTCCAGGTTGCGCTCCAGGTCCTCAGGCTCGTTGCTGGGCAACTGGTGGACAATCTCCTCCTTGTAGGCCTCCATGGCCTCCTCATAGATGGTCTGGAAGATCTCACACTGGACATTGTCCTGCAATTTCTTCCCTGTGTAGCCCCtgtggagacagagaaagagagagaaaaatacacATAATGTGTTAGACCTTCCTGAATCCTCCATAGGGTCTCACCAGGGAAGAGGGAAGTGTTttgtacagtctctctctctctctctgtgtgttttgcATTTCTTCTACAGGGGGTACACAGAGAGAAATAAGAGATTGTACAAAACACTTCCCTATGTAGCCCCCCCATGAAggagaaggaaagggaggagCATGTCAGCGAGTTGTAGGAGAGAGAGACCCTTTTTAGACTACTGAGCCGAGCCATACTGGGTTGCAAACCACTGGCCTGTTTATGCGCCAACCATAGTAGCTGGAACCGTGTTGAAAGCACAACAGGCAAATAAAATCTCTCAGCCAGCGTAAAAAGACTTAGGTTGGCACGATAGTATGAAGAAAAGAAAAAGTAAGGAGGCGCACACAGGGTCATAGTGTCTGTAGCCCATTTGGAAAACAGCACGACAGTGATAATGTAGTCCGTGTTCGCGACGTCTAGCAAATACACTGTTAAACCTTTTTCAATTTGCCAGGAGAAACCCACCTGCCCTCCAGCCGGCTGTAGAGGTTGGTGTTGTCTGTGCGGAGCACGAAGACAATCTGAAACCAGCGCTCTGGGAAGAAGTCACAGCCGTGGTAGTCCACTATCACCCCTCCGTCCCCCATCTTATCCTCCAGCTCATCCACCACCTGGAACAAGGTAGTAAAACAGTCAGCCTTAAAAAAACAGCAAGgggaaacaaaaacacacaagtcGTGTGGCGGGTAACTGCAGTACCTAAAATACACCGGCTTTGTCATGAGATGTGAATAGACTGTTTTAGATGAAATAAGACTCACCCGGTCTTCATCTAACACTGGGCACTGGTACTCTTCATCAAATCCATCAAACAGCTGCCCTGAAGAGACCAAGACAAACATCATCAGCATGCTCTCCAAAACTAATAATCAGATATGGGCCTATTTCTACTCCTGTCATGTGAAAACACAATGAGTCGTGATGGGGTAGTGTTATGATAgatacagtggcttcagaaagtattcatacccggGACTTATTCCACTTTAGGTGTTACAGCCCGAATTCCAAATGGATTAAatctgtttccccccccccccctcacc is part of the Salvelinus namaycush isolate Seneca chromosome 18, SaNama_1.0, whole genome shotgun sequence genome and harbors:
- the ak6 gene encoding adenylate kinase isoenzyme 6; this translates as MKIMKRPNILLTGTPGVGKTTLGKELAQRTGLTYVNVGDLAQEGQLFDGFDEEYQCPVLDEDRVVDELEDKMGDGGVIVDYHGCDFFPERWFQIVFVLRTDNTNLYSRLEGRGYTGKKLQDNVQCEIFQTIYEEAMEAYKEEIVHQLPSNEPEDLERNLEQVVQWIEQWVKDNN